A segment of the Fibrobacter succinogenes subsp. succinogenes S85 genome:
AATTCTGTTGATTGCCTTCGCAATGATGCTATTGTTGAAATCCGGAAGATTTTCGGCCTTCCCGGCATATTTTAGCAGATAAAGCCAACGATCTTCGGTTGTCGTGATTTTTTTGTAAGGTTTGTTGAACTTAGTCAGATCATATAGAATATACATCATCTTGTCGGTTAGTGTCAAGCCTTTCTTATTGCGAACAGCCCAATCTCCACGAAACGACTTCTGTTTGCCTATGGAAAAATCGCAAATCCAGATGGCGTAAGTCGGAGGAACTTCGTACCGGTGGATTTCGCGCTCGGCACGTTCCTCTTTAGTTAGACAGGATGGAAGGTCTCCGAAATTCAGCTTGTCCCATTCGTATTTGCTCTGGAGCATGAATGCAGATTGCTGTAAAAGAACTCGGTCGACAAAGTAGTCGGGCCTTGCCTTTTGCATCTCTATGTTTATGCAAATTCCTTTCGAAGTTTTGGCACGAATGTCGAGCCTGAATTGCTTTGCCGATGGAAAAATGATGTTGATTTCGGAATTCTTGATGACAACGGATTCAATTTTGTTGTCTTCATTCAGATGAAATACCCCATTCAGAAAATTGACCAAAGCTTCTTCATCACTCAGAAAAGCCTTGAATGCCGCATCAAAGAGCGGATCGAGATAGGTGTGTTTCTTGATTTCTTCAATTGTTTTCTCGACCAGTTGATCGCGAGATGAGGGAATGGAAAATTCGAGCGTATTTTGAGTTTCTGACATAAAATTCCTTGCCTTGCGGCGGTTAAAATCGAGAAGGCTAGTTTGCTGAGTTCGCCCTCCTCTATATTAACACGCTTGAGCAAGCCATTTGTCCCAAGAAATCTTTGTAAAATATTTTTAGGCAGGAGCGGGGCATGCGTGGATGATTGCAAACGACGTTACTTTTGTATATTGCGTTGTATGAAAAAGAAATTGTGTTTAGTTGTAATTTGGTTTGCTCTGATTGTTTGTTCGCTATTTTGCACATCATGTTCCGATGATTTGAAGAACATTGATTTAAAACGTGATTCCCTAAGTTCGGAAACATGGCTCGAAGTCGAGAAGAACGATTCCCTCAAAATTTGCATGGACTCAAAAGTCCGCACGTGGGAAACTTCGCTGAATACAGAAATTCTAAACGATTCATGTTTAAAATTTCAAGTTCCAGAACTTAACGGAATCAATACAATCAATATAAAGTTTCCAGATTCTGACAGCGTCTATAAAATCAATTTAGCTGTCGGTATGAAGTATTTGAACTTCAAAAATGAAGAAACTTTATATGGTAATGACGATTACCAAATGAATCCTTATGAAGAAAAAATCGTATATGTTACGGGTTCCTATTTAGTTGATAAATACCCTGTGACTAATTGTGATTTTTTACAATTGTTATGGGATGAAATTCCTCTAAATTCTCCCCAAATAGATACCATGGAAAAAGACTTTACAAAATTTTGGGTACAAAAAAAAGAATCAAGAAAAAATAACGAAAAATGTATTACCCATGATTCTGCAGCAAGTACAATTCCTTTATATTTGGCGATGAAATATGCCAATATTCGCAGTCTTCGCGAAGGTCTAGAACCGTATTATATCTTTTCAAACACTAGTAATAAATTTGTACAAATTGATCGCAAAGCAAGGTCTGTCAATCGTAACGGAATTGAAGAAGTTCCCGAGCATCATTATTTTATCGTTTACCATGATTTCATAGAGCATGAAAATAACTTGATAGAAGTTTATGATAATTCGTCTTCTGATGGTTATCGGCTTCCTTATTATGACGAATGGGTTATGTTAGCTCGTGGTGGTGATAAAAACAACACCCCCTGGAATGAATCTGCATCTTTTAAAGAAATTTCTAAATACGCAAAATTCGAAGATAAGGTAAGTTGTTCTGATTTAAATGATTCAGGTCCTTTATATAGTATAATATCATTTTTTCATTGGTGCAAAAATGATTATGAATCAGGACCTGTTGGAAAACTCTTGCCTAATGGATTTGGTTTATATGATATATTTGGCCTAGTTGAAGAACAAGTTCTATTTGAAAAGCATAATTATTCAAGAGATAATTATAATGTTTTTTTTACCATTGAACCTAAAGAAGAAAAAAAAAGAAACCCATTAAGATGCATAGATGATTGCCCAGCTTGTTTAAAAGGTGGAATTCGTCGTTCTGACTTAGAAAGAATTAATTATGGTTATATTTCGAACGATTATTTTCCTAAATATTCCGGCGGTTTCCGCCTAATCCGCAACATCGGCAACAACGCCAAATGGAGCGAAGTTAAGCTTGACAAGGAATAATTTTTTCCTGAAAATGTAGAACCGAGCAATTTCCTTTTTTTTGTATATTCTGTTGTATGAAAATAAAGATTCTTTTACTATGTGTATCTTTTTTTGTTCTTGTTTTGAATGCGTGCTCGAATAGCGTTAAAAAACAGGATATTTCAGCGGGAATAATAAAGCAGTTTAGCCCGATAGAAAGAATCTTTGATGTAATCCGAGATTCTCTGGGCGAAGAAAACTGGCTTGAAGTCGAAAAAAATGAAAACGTTAAAATTTGTGTTGACCAGAAAGTTTTTGCTTGGAAGACGGTATTAAAATCAAGTGTTCTCAATGATTCCTGCTTAGTTTTCCAAGCTCCGACTCTTGTTGGAGTCGAAACTGTTGATGTGTCTTTTTCGGAAGCGGATAGTTCGCATAAAATCAATTTAGCCATCGGAATGAAATACTTAAATTTCAAGAATGAAGAAGTTCTGTTAGGATTTAACACATGTCGAGAAAACCAACTTGTCGGTCGATGCAAAAACGAAGATCCAGAAAGACTATTTTCTGTAACGGGCACTTACTTAGTCGATAAATATCCTGTTACCAACTGCGAGTTTACGCAACTGATGTGGGATAGCATTCCAGCAACATCCTTGTATAGAAACGAATCGTTAAGAAAGGATTATTATGAAGATTGGCTAAACAGAAAAAGTGCTTCTAAACGTAATGAAAACTGCATAACACAAGACACGGCTGCCAATACTGTATCTTTATTTCAGGCGATGAAATATGCAAATGCACGCAGTATTCGTGAAGGTCTAAAGCCTTATTATATATTTGCTCCTGTAGAAGAATATGCAGAAAGAGAAAGTATTTTATCGACTACACAACGTATAGTAACTCGTAGGGATTTTACTATACATGATATCAAATATATTCAAGTTTCTGACGACAGTACCTCGAACGGTTATAGACTTCCATATTACAATGAATGGATGATGTTTGCTCGTGGTGGCGACAAAAAGAATATGGCCCCCTGGGGAGACTCTTCGGGCACTTTCGAAAAAACAAAAAAATACGCCAGATTTAAAACAAAAATGGTTTCTTTTGAAACAGAACCCGTTGGCCAGCTGACACCCAATGGATACGGATTATACGATATGTTTGGTCTCGTTCAAGAGCATGTACTCTTAAAATCAAGTTTGTTTAGAGGAGACCTTGGTTTTGCGTCTTGTTTGAAGGGCGGAGATTATCACGTTTCTCTAGAAGACGGATCCGACGACACCTTAAGTCCTTATTGGAAATGGATAAGCTACGGATATTACGAACCAGGTCATCAAGGTTATGGAGCTGGTTTCCGTCTCATCCGCAACATCGGCAATAATGCTAAGTGGACCTATCTCAAGTCCAAATGACAACTTTTGTATATTCAATTGTATGAAAAAGATTTTTTGTTTGGTTGCAAGTTATGGGGCCGTAATTGCCGGCTTGTTATTTTGTACAGCCTGCTCAGATAGGGAAAAATATATCGCTTTAAATCGAGGTTCTTTAAAAAACGAAACTTGGCTTGAAGTTGAAAAGAATGAAACGGTAAAAATCTGCATAGATTCCAAAGTACAAGTATGGAACACTGCACTGGATTCTGAAATTCTTGGTGAATCCTGTTTAAAAGTTCGAGTTCCAACGCTTATTGGAGTCAGCACAATCGATGTGTTTTTTTCTAATACAGAAAGTTCCTACAAAATCAATTTAGCGGTCGGGATGAAGTATCTGGACTTAAAAAACGAAGATGTTCTGTTAGGATTTGATTATATGCATGAATATATAGATAATGAAAGACTAGCAAAAATCACAGGAATGTTTTTAGTTGATAAATATCCTGTTACTAACTGCGAATTTTTACAGTTAATGTGGGATGAAATTCCTTCAGAACTACATGATGAAAAAGAAAAAAATTGGATTAAAAGAAAGAAGTTAAGCGTACGTAAAGAAGGTTGCGACACACACGACTCTGCGACAAATATTGTTTATTTATATCAAGCCTTAAAATATGCAAATAAGCGCAGTATTCGAGAAGGATTAAAACCGTATTATACATTTTCAGAAGAAACATTCTCGAAAAATGAATTTGAATATGATAAAACTATATCTGAAGGTCAATATATTATAAGCTATCGTGATTTCACCCACCATGATGAAACGCGAATCAAAGTTTCAGTTGATTCATCTTCGGATGGTTATCGACTACCCTATTACGATGAATGGATGATGTTAGCTCGAGGCGGAGATAAGAAGCACAAAGCACCTTGGGGGGATTCAGCGACGTTTAAAGATGTACAAAAATACGCAAAATTCAATGATAAAACTGAATATTATGAAAAAATAAATAGTTCTATAACAGGACCTGTAGGCCAGTTACAGCCTAATGGATATGGTTTGTATGATATTTTCGGTCTAGTTAATGAACTGGTTTTATTAGAGAAACCCCAAAAATTCAGAAAGTACCAAATATTATCAAGACCTAACCCCAATAGACCTCGTTACGCTAATACAAACTGTAAAAGGAAAAACAATTGTCCTTCTTATTTAAAGGGAGGAGGCGCTGATGATAATTGGCAAAATATTAGCTATGGGTATTATTCATATGGTAGTATTGGCGGTTTCCGCCTCATCCGCAACATCGGCAATAACGCCAAATGGAGCGAAGTCAAGTCTGACAAGGAATAACCTGTTCCTGAAATGACATTATCCAAATGAGGCCTACGGCCTCATTTTTTACGCACTGTTTCGTATTCTCACCAGATTCTCGCTTTTGCGAGAATGACGAAATGCAGATTTCGCCCTTGCGGAGTTTATCCCGAACTTGTTTCGGAATGGAAATGACGGTAAAATCCCGGCATAAAGCCGGGAAATCCGGTTGTTACTTAAGAGCGTTCTTCGCCAGTGACTGTTTCAGTTCAAGAACTTTATCCTCGGAAAGACGGGAGTACTTGACGATTTTTTCAACAGGCTCGTCATCAGCAAGCATGTCAAGAGCCATTTCAACATTTCGGTTATCACGCCCTTGTTCAAGCCCTTGTTCACGTCCTTTGAGCCAAATTTCGGCTTCGATAGCTTCATCAGCGTGTTTATCGAACATATGTTCCTCCAAGGCTTTAAGCAGTTCAGGGCTTATGCGGCTTACGCGCAAACGGTTGAGCGCATCCCTAAAGATCGGGTCCTTCGATTCGGGAACTTCAAGTGGCCCTTGAGACAAGAGTTTCAGCCAGTAGTCCTCGCGTGAACTGATGCTCTTGCGAATCCTCTTAAAGTTCGGTAAATCAATTACAATATATCTATTTTTACTGAAAATGGGAAGAGCCCGATGTGTTGAGTCGCTGTGGTGAACTTCGTCCTCGCTATAGACCGCCCAAGTGTCCTTAAAAATATCCTTTGACTTGAGAATTTGGAAATTACAAAGCCAGATGGACACCGTTTCGGGAAGTTCATAAAAATGAACCTTACGTTCCTTTTCGTCCATCAATTTGAAATACGTTGACCTGTTATACTCGTACTTGCCACGCAATGTTTGATAGGAATTGTAGAGTTGGAGACGGTCAAGAAAGAATGGATGGCTTCTATTCTGCATCTCTATGTTGAAATAACGGTGATCCTTTGTTGTTACCCACACGTCTAGGCGCGCGGAGTCATCTTCCGGCATGAAAACGTCAATGGGCTTTTCGAACTCGTAGTCGAGATCAATGATTTCATGGTCATGGTCAAGCCCAAGCAAACAATTGAGCATATCGCGGATGGTGTCCTTGTCATCCATCAGCACACGGAACGTTTCGCTGTAATATGGAAGCAAAAATTCCTCACCCTGCGCGTTCGTGACGATGTAGTAGGCCTTCTTTTCTGAAGTTGTGTTATTTTCGGTCATTTACAATTCCTTTAGAGGGTTGGTTATGATTTGCCCCCTATACTATTAACACGCTTCAGCAAGCCGTTTGGCTCATGAAAACTTTGTAAAATATTTTTAGACAGGAGCGGGGCATGCGTGGAT
Coding sequences within it:
- a CDS encoding formylglycine-generating enzyme family protein, producing MKKIFCLVASYGAVIAGLLFCTACSDREKYIALNRGSLKNETWLEVEKNETVKICIDSKVQVWNTALDSEILGESCLKVRVPTLIGVSTIDVFFSNTESSYKINLAVGMKYLDLKNEDVLLGFDYMHEYIDNERLAKITGMFLVDKYPVTNCEFLQLMWDEIPSELHDEKEKNWIKRKKLSVRKEGCDTHDSATNIVYLYQALKYANKRSIREGLKPYYTFSEETFSKNEFEYDKTISEGQYIISYRDFTHHDETRIKVSVDSSSDGYRLPYYDEWMMLARGGDKKHKAPWGDSATFKDVQKYAKFNDKTEYYEKINSSITGPVGQLQPNGYGLYDIFGLVNELVLLEKPQKFRKYQILSRPNPNRPRYANTNCKRKNNCPSYLKGGGADDNWQNISYGYYSYGSIGGFRLIRNIGNNAKWSEVKSDKE
- a CDS encoding SUMF1/EgtB/PvdO family nonheme iron enzyme, which encodes MKKKLCLVVIWFALIVCSLFCTSCSDDLKNIDLKRDSLSSETWLEVEKNDSLKICMDSKVRTWETSLNTEILNDSCLKFQVPELNGINTINIKFPDSDSVYKINLAVGMKYLNFKNEETLYGNDDYQMNPYEEKIVYVTGSYLVDKYPVTNCDFLQLLWDEIPLNSPQIDTMEKDFTKFWVQKKESRKNNEKCITHDSAASTIPLYLAMKYANIRSLREGLEPYYIFSNTSNKFVQIDRKARSVNRNGIEEVPEHHYFIVYHDFIEHENNLIEVYDNSSSDGYRLPYYDEWVMLARGGDKNNTPWNESASFKEISKYAKFEDKVSCSDLNDSGPLYSIISFFHWCKNDYESGPVGKLLPNGFGLYDIFGLVEEQVLFEKHNYSRDNYNVFFTIEPKEEKKRNPLRCIDDCPACLKGGIRRSDLERINYGYISNDYFPKYSGGFRLIRNIGNNAKWSEVKLDKE
- a CDS encoding Rpn family recombination-promoting nuclease/putative transposase; translation: MSETQNTLEFSIPSSRDQLVEKTIEEIKKHTYLDPLFDAAFKAFLSDEEALVNFLNGVFHLNEDNKIESVVIKNSEINIIFPSAKQFRLDIRAKTSKGICINIEMQKARPDYFVDRVLLQQSAFMLQSKYEWDKLNFGDLPSCLTKEERAEREIHRYEVPPTYAIWICDFSIGKQKSFRGDWAVRNKKGLTLTDKMMYILYDLTKFNKPYKKITTTEDRWLYLLKYAGKAENLPDFNNSIIAKAINRILVNRASEKLIREQANDMVWTEEELDHLALLEVRAEKKGLKQGLKQGLEQGLEQGRVEMALAMLADNEPIGKIVKYSHLPESKILELKASLMGDAIK
- a CDS encoding PD-(D/E)XK nuclease family transposase → MTENNTTSEKKAYYIVTNAQGEEFLLPYYSETFRVLMDDKDTIRDMLNCLLGLDHDHEIIDLDYEFEKPIDVFMPEDDSARLDVWVTTKDHRYFNIEMQNRSHPFFLDRLQLYNSYQTLRGKYEYNRSTYFKLMDEKERKVHFYELPETVSIWLCNFQILKSKDIFKDTWAVYSEDEVHHSDSTHRALPIFSKNRYIVIDLPNFKRIRKSISSREDYWLKLLSQGPLEVPESKDPIFRDALNRLRVSRISPELLKALEEHMFDKHADEAIEAEIWLKGREQGLEQGRDNRNVEMALDMLADDEPVEKIVKYSRLSEDKVLELKQSLAKNALK
- a CDS encoding formylglycine-generating enzyme family protein, whose translation is MKIKILLLCVSFFVLVLNACSNSVKKQDISAGIIKQFSPIERIFDVIRDSLGEENWLEVEKNENVKICVDQKVFAWKTVLKSSVLNDSCLVFQAPTLVGVETVDVSFSEADSSHKINLAIGMKYLNFKNEEVLLGFNTCRENQLVGRCKNEDPERLFSVTGTYLVDKYPVTNCEFTQLMWDSIPATSLYRNESLRKDYYEDWLNRKSASKRNENCITQDTAANTVSLFQAMKYANARSIREGLKPYYIFAPVEEYAERESILSTTQRIVTRRDFTIHDIKYIQVSDDSTSNGYRLPYYNEWMMFARGGDKKNMAPWGDSSGTFEKTKKYARFKTKMVSFETEPVGQLTPNGYGLYDMFGLVQEHVLLKSSLFRGDLGFASCLKGGDYHVSLEDGSDDTLSPYWKWISYGYYEPGHQGYGAGFRLIRNIGNNAKWTYLKSK